One Dioscorea cayenensis subsp. rotundata cultivar TDr96_F1 chromosome 19, TDr96_F1_v2_PseudoChromosome.rev07_lg8_w22 25.fasta, whole genome shotgun sequence genomic window, TCGAATGTAACAGTGCAGATGTTCTAGAGAGTCATAGACAAGGtaagaaacacaagaaaaacatgCAAAAGTTGCAGGAAGCCATCACGCCAAAGCCTGCGAAACCTCCTCAATCTAATTCCAAGAAAAAGGGGGAAACCCCTGCTGTGGCTGACAGTGAAAGGAAAGAGCCAATACAAGAGCAGAAAGGGAAGACAACAGCTCCAGCCCCTCCGGAGAATATAGAGATGAAGAAACAGAAGGTCTTGCAAGCCGGGGCAAAGGAGAGTGAGGTTAGGGTTTGCACCATATGCAACATTGTCGTCAATAATGAGTCggtttttaattatcatatcgCGGGACAAAAGCATGCATCCATGGTGAAAAAATGGCAGGAGAGTGTAAAAGCAGGGCAGGCAATGGGGAATTGAAGATGTTCATCTTCTTTGTTGCATATTCCTTGCAACAAAGAGTACttctatgtttttctctcttttttttttaaaaaaagaaaaaaagaaaatccaagaCATGGAGTTTTACTTCTCATGTCATCTTGGCTTCATGATCTTATTATTGTAAGAAAAATACCATATCTCGTTGCAAGCTCAATTTATTTCAATGTTTATATTCTGTGGCCAGTGATGATAACTCcctgattttgtttttctataattGTGTTGAACTCTGAGGTATTTACAGGTAATCATTCATAAGAAGAAATCAGAGAATTATtagcaattttatttttgttcaggAACTAATTTGGAATTATTGATAAGTCAGGGAGTTTTTCACAAATAGAAAGGACAATAGTGCAAACTAAAAATAAGCGAAAAAGACCCCCAAAATTGGAAAATTTATCATCCAAAGTGTTCTCTCAACCAATGATTTCCATTAAGAGTTGGCGAGAAAATCTCAACCGTCAGATCAACATCTTGAGACTAAACGAGCGGTGATCCGGTGCATTACTGAAATCCCAAAATAGTcgaaaatttatgaaattattattgtaaaaataaatagggAAGAAGACAAAGGCCTTCCAACGGTCACATTCTCGGCAAAGAGAAGCgcaaagagagaagaagagatccATTGCTCTCTTCGTCTCTCTTTCGCTCCATCTCTTCATTCTAGTCGGATTGAAGGCGAGTTCATAGAGAAAGGTGATTCCTTTTGCTCTCCTTTTGATCTCTGGCACTGATTTTTCAGGTTAATTGAATGTCTGAATCCTGCTgccattgtttttttcttgggtgattttatttggtttttttttagggtttctttGTGTGGTCCTTtgtgttttgtgattttgatttggaagtTTGAATCTTTATGGCTTTTGCTTGATCACTGGAACTGGAACTGTTCTTTTAGTGccctttttttgtgtttttttttgggtgtgaCATTAGGACTTTGTGAGTTTGAGATGAAATTCTGTAACATTTTGTTCTATTTAGGATTTAGAATTTGTTACTTAATTTTAGAAAATGGTGGTTTTTCAAGAAGAGGATCCAAGAAATGTTTGGGGATTAAGTCAATTGGGTGTTTCAAGGTACATTTGGTGAGATCTTTTGTTTTAGGATTCAGAATTAGGGTTTCTGTTTATGAATATTAGATTTTGTGCTCTGATTTAGTGATTTATTTCTTGCAAGCACCATCATCTCATTCAAttaacaatctttttttttttttaatgcatcttTTTTGCATGTATGGTTTATGAACCAAACAATCAAATAGTTTTTCCATTGTTCATGAAATACAAACTATAGACACTGTTTAGGTTCTAAAATTGTATTAGTATCTGCAAACATCTGCAGATCTTACAACAATGTCCAACATGAACACATCAAAGAAACCTGCAGCCAAAGCGAAGATTGCTAACCCTTTTGATTCTGATTCCGAGAATGAATTTgatccaaaaaaatcaaatgataaatTCAAGAACAACGGTCGTCGGGACTCTGAAGGATTCGATAACATGTCTGTGCAAGAGCTGCAAAACTACGCAGCAAACAAGGCGGAAGAAACGACAGAAAAAACACACGATTGCTTGAGGATTGCCGAAATGATTCGTGAAGATGCCTCGAACACTCTTGTAACATTGCATAAACAAGGGGAGCAGATCACAAGAACTCATCAATCTGCTGTACAGATCGATCAAGATCTTAGTCGAGTAAGTAGAACACATTCAGAAAAAACATTGTATTTCATCTTTGTAGCATTCTGTTGATCAGTATGTCAATAATCATGACAGGGTGAGATGCTTTTGGGAAGTCTTGGAGGCTTTTTCTCGAAGCCCTGGAAGGCGAAGAAAACGCGGCAGATCAAAGGACCTTCCATTACTGCAGATGATCAACTGAAAACGAAAGTAAGTCACATAGAGCAGAGAGATAAATTGGGATTAACATCGAAATCAAATCCTAGACAGTATGCTGAAGCTACATCTGCAATGCAGAAAGTTGAGGTATTGTGTTATATCGATGAGAGAAACCAAATACGAAATTTTCTTGAAACAAGCTAATGAATGTCATTTGTTTGACAGATTGAGAAGGCAAAGCAGGATGATGCCCTCTCAGATTTAAGTAATATATTGGGTGACCTGAAGGGAATGGCTGTGGACATGGGTTCCGAACTTGATAGGTTTGTTGTTTGGAAAACTTATCAATCTATCTATTTTTCTGCTTATTAATCTACCATGCTAAATAGTGTTATTTTCTTGGCAACAAACAGGCAAAACATTGCGCTGGATCATTTgcatgatgatgttgatgagcTGAATCAAAGAGTGAAAGGAGCGAATCAACGAGCCCGTCGATTAATCGGAAAATAAGCCATGTATACGAAACCTTTATCCATTTATGCAACAATTGCttgttttgttgtaatttttttttttcagctgAGAAGCTTCAATTCTTATAAACTTCCTGGATATTTTGATTGACTTGatgaattcattaaaatatcaatGACCACTCTTCTCAGTTCTAAAGTTAAGTGTGTCTACTTAATCTATAACATTTCAAGTCTAGCTCACATTCTAAGTTCTAAATAATGTTCGTTACATGAAACCAAAGAACATAACAGAATAAAATGCTCAGTTTAATAGATAAACCCATAAAAGCCAGAACATAAAGGAATAAGCACAACCAAACAAGATTCAAGGGTTTAGTTATTATTCTCTAAAGATGAAAATAACTGTACAAGCTATATTGATAATTGAACATCAATTAACTGACAATCAGTTTACCAGGTACAAATTCTGCGCTTTGACATCTTACAAAAAAAAGCAGTACCGATTTCTTCATTGAAGAAAATACTTGAGATGCTTcagaaacaacaaaaaagaaaagaaacatatttTCTAACTTAAGACACTGGGAAAAAAACAAGTGTCTTATATGTTACTCAACAAGAGACGAGATACTTCCTCTTGCTCCCCTTTTCTTCTCTCAGCTCAACAACA contains:
- the LOC120250054 gene encoding SNAP25 homologous protein SNAP33-like, which translates into the protein MSNMNTSKKPAAKAKIANPFDSDSENEFDPKKSNDKFKNNGRRDSEGFDNMSVQELQNYAANKAEETTEKTHDCLRIAEMIREDASNTLVTLHKQGEQITRTHQSAVQIDQDLSRGEMLLGSLGGFFSKPWKAKKTRQIKGPSITADDQLKTKVSHIEQRDKLGLTSKSNPRQYAEATSAMQKVEIEKAKQDDALSDLSNILGDLKGMAVDMGSELDRQNIALDHLHDDVDELNQRVKGANQRARRLIGK